CAGTATCTTTGGTAACAGTTTCAGATACAATACCGCCTAAGTCTTCAATAAGCTTATGCGCTTGCGACCTTTTATACTTTTCCAAAGTTCCAGTTATGACGATTTTTTTACCGCTTATCTTACTTTGCGTTTTAGGTTTATCAAATACAGGCTTGATAATATCTTCTAATTCCAAAACAAAATCTTTATGCTCTTTGAAAAAGTTTACTATGCCTGCCGCAATTACATCACCTATTTCATTAATATTGCTTAGTTCTTCAAAGCTGGCATTCATAAATGCTTGCATTGATTGATATTTATCTGCTAGATCTTTAGAAGTCTTTTTGCCTACATTGGGAATACCCAGAGCATGAATAAACGCTGCAAGCTTTTTACCTTTGCTGTTTTGAATTGCATTTATAATGTTTTCAGCTTTTTTATTTTTAAATCCTTCTAAAGTCAATAATTGATCTTTAGTAAGACTATATAACTGAATTGGTGAAGTTATTTTTAGTTTATCATATAACAGCGCTATCGTCTTTTCACTAAGCCCGTCTATGTCCATACAATCTTTGGACACAAAATGTTCTAATCTACCTTTTAACAAAGCAGCGCAATTATAAAAATTAACGCAAAAGATATTAGCACCTATTGTTTCAAGTTTTTGATGACATGAAGGGCAAATATGAGGAATATCAATTTCTTTATCGCTCTCATGCGCCTCAGCAAGTCCTGTAATTTCAGGAATGACATCGTTGCTTCGTCTTATAAAGACTCTTGAACCAATTTTTACGCTTTTTCTTTGAATATCGCCTGTATTGTTTAAAGTTGCTCTTGATATTGTTGCACCTGCTAGTTCCACAGGTTCTAATAAAGCTAGAGGAGTAAGTTTTCCAGTTCTGCCGATTTGCCAGATAACATCTTTTACTATGGTAGTGGTTTCTTCAGCTTCAAACTTGTATGCCACTGCCCAGCGTGGAAATTTGTCAGTATATCCAAGCTTGGTTCTTAATTCTACATCATTAACTTTTATAACAATGCCGTCAATCATATAGTCCAAACTAGCACGGTCAATCTTATCCAAAACTTCCAAAACCTCGTCTAAGGTTTTGCAAACAAAATATTCTGAAGTCATGAAACGGTTTTTTGCCAAGAACTCCATCATTTCTGTTTGGGAATTAATTTGGCCGCCTTCCATATAATTGACATTATAAAAATATATATCAAGATTGCGTTTTGCCGTAACTTTGGGATCTAGATTTCTAATCGC
The nucleotide sequence above comes from Clostridia bacterium. Encoded proteins:
- the ligA gene encoding NAD-dependent DNA ligase LigA, encoding AIRNLDPKVTAKRNLDIYFYNVNYMEGGQINSQTEMMEFLAKNRFMTSEYFVCKTLDEVLEVLDKIDRASLDYMIDGIVIKVNDVELRTKLGYTDKFPRWAVAYKFEAEETTTIVKDVIWQIGRTGKLTPLALLEPVELAGATISRATLNNTGDIQRKSVKIGSRVFIRRSNDVIPEITGLAEAHESDKEIDIPHICPSCHQKLETIGANIFCVNFYNCAALLKGRLEHFVSKDCMDIDGLSEKTIALLYDKLKITSPIQLYSLTKDQLLTLEGFKNKKAENIINAIQNSKGKKLAAFIHALGIPNVGKKTSKDLADKYQSMQAFMNASFEELSNINEIGDVIAAGIVNFFKEHKDFVLELEDIIKPVFDKPKTQSKISGKKIVITGTLEKYKRSQAHKLIEDLGGIVSETVTKDTDYLVAGAQAGSKLEKAKKLGIKIISEQEFDAFLND